One Fusarium poae strain DAOMC 252244 chromosome 4, whole genome shotgun sequence DNA window includes the following coding sequences:
- a CDS encoding hypothetical protein (BUSCO:51537at5125) translates to MSAPADSTMSGGNAAPVETSRLEQPNDAVAMENITKPSEQKPADHERESADKTSAVEPEPTLSTNVPAPSDNIDQSTTAAPASPKGKEKETAPPPPTKQDSNLGIGPAVDDIREISGGSSDGPVCTITLLLTSGSRHPYKIDAKYLSRRNVDIPDQTENGLPDPFSISIYTLKELILREWRSDWEAKPTSPSSIRLIHFGKLLDDKEQLKKYQLSTESPNVVHMSIRPQDLDEEEPKSGSKNLSSSGGDGQRSRGGGCCVVL, encoded by the exons ATGTCGGCTCCAGCGGACTCCACCATGAGCGGTGGTAACGCTGCGCCAGTTGAAACTTCGCGGCTCGAACAGCCTAACGATGCTGTAGCCATGGAAAACATTACCAAGCCGTCCGAGCAGAAGcctgccgatcacgagcgcGAGTCCGCCGATAAGACGAGCGCAGTTGAACCTGAGCCAACACTCTCAACCAACGTGCCAGCACCGTCCGACAACATCGATCAATCGACCACCGCAGCACCAGCTTCACCTAAGGGCAAGGAAAAAGAGACAGCGCCTCCACCGCCGACCAAGCAAGACTCGAATTTGGGCATAGGACCCGCCGTAGATGATATTCGGGAGATCTCAGGGGGCTCTTCAGATGGGCCCGTTTGTACCATCACACTTCTCCTTACTTCAGGAAGCCGACATCCGTACAAGATTGATGCCAAATACTTGAGCCGGAGGAATGTGGATATTCCAGATCAAACAGAGAACGGCCTTCCGGACCCGTTTAGTATCAGCATTTACACTCTCAAGGAATTAATATTGAGAGAATGGAGGAGTGATTGGGAAGCCAAGCCCACTAGTCCTAGCAGCATCAGGCTGATTCACTTTGGAAAGCTATTAGACGACAAGGAGCAGCTGAAGA AGTACCAGCTTTCGACAGAGAGCCCCAACGTGGTGCACATGAGTATTCGGCCGCAAGATCTTGACGAGGAGGAACCTAAGAGTGGAAGCAAGAATCTTTCATCAAGTGGTGGCGACGGCCAACGTTCCCGAGGTGGAGGCTGCTGTGTCGTCTTGTAA
- a CDS encoding hypothetical protein (BUSCO:55500at5125), which produces MSQAMRIVPGNSNVQSYTHISHTSSAPSAPGIHDTLRHGVGANPFDSKSTPASAHPLEARLKNWEATQESLKMETLRRTYGMAEPIRRGMELKIVQNGEWRPMALGGGLPSVHEDILRGRDTTITWEDVFKGDETRAVAGFHDEMEKKLKIQ; this is translated from the exons ATG TCTCAAGCAATGCGCATCGTCCCTGGAAACTCCAACGTCCAGTCATACACTCACATCTCTCATACATCCTCCGCGCCCTCCGCCCCAGGTATCCACGATACTCTCCGCCACGGTGTCGGCGCAAACCCCTTCGATTCCAAGTCCACACCCGCCTCTGCCCACCCTCTCGAGGCCCGACTGAAGAACTGGGAGGCCACCCAGGAGTCTCTCAAGATGGAGACCCTTCGACGAACCTATGGCATGGCCGAGCCCATCCGTCGTGGCATGGAGCTCAAGATTGTCCAGAACGGCGAGTGGCGGCCCATGGCCCTTGGCGGCGGTCTGCCCAGTGTTCATGAGGATATTCTCAGAGGCCGCGATACTACCATTACCTGGGAGGATGTCTTCAAGGGCGACGAGACAAGGGCCGTGGCTGGATTCCAcgatgagatggagaagaaacTCAAGATTCAGTAA
- a CDS encoding hypothetical protein (BUSCO:11536at5125), producing MRPLTSCPPIIRIANGTFYRHHPNTTTTTTSPSRPNPPLFSDLSFELASTPNSPRNWCVVGPSLSGKTTFLQALKGRFLCEPPIARSYPYLSSENVPKRLRTPQKAIQYVGFDAERTGGGLGGGVATSAYLSARYESRREITDFSLRDFLIGNTELNPMKAEQGDDDAAVSPELLARIVKDLKLENLLDLPVSFLSNGQGRRARIARALLTKPEVLLLDEPFMGLDPPTVSGLSPLLHSLAEKASPRLVLSARPQDPVPDWITHLVYLRTDCQVGSMGPKQEVLEGLKKYVQGVRAGGLVEDQKLPLHSLVDIGRVLPSAASTGGSGHTEQSSFNELEPRNSNAEPLVEMDGCKVQYRGKVALGNWTHKTTGGSKDGLIWTVRRGERWGVFGPNGSGKTTIVSLLCSDHPQSYSLPIKLFGRSRLPEPGSGQRPLTFWDIQSRIGHSSPEVHQHMPRSLTIRQTIENAWSETFRAKPKLDDAAKEKVEAALRWFASELHPAYSSASHKNLSWADDYMFGGLSFSAQRIALFIRSMIKSPDVVVLDEAFSGMDDAVRDKCTLFLEQGEAKTYRGEEIVESDASKSGQVKIPGLSDQQALICIAHVKEEVPDCVREWLCLPEANTGSAARFGILDGPLRTDEKRWHEVWGF from the coding sequence ATGAGACCTCTTACAAGTTGTCCTCCGATCATTCGGATCGCCAATGGCACCTTCTATCGCCATCACCCaaacactactactactactacatCACCATCACGGCCAAATCCACCTCTTTTTAGCGACTTGAGTTTCGAGCTTGCTTCTACACCAAACTCACCTCGAAACTGGTGTGTCGTTGGTCCATCACTGTCAGGAAAGACAACGTTCTTGCAGGCTTTGAAAGGAAGGTTTCTATGTGAACCACCTATTGCAAGATCCTATCCATACCTTTCTTCCGAGAACGTTCCTAAGCGATTACGCACGCCACAAAAGGCGATCCAGTATGTGGGTTTTGATGCTGAACGAACTGGCGGTGGTTTAGGCGGCGGTGTTGCCACGAGTGCGTACTTGTCGGCGAGGTATGAGTCGAGACGTGAGATCACAGACTTTTCCCTCAGGGACTTTCTTATAGGAAACACAGAACTTAATCCTATGAAGGCAGAACAAGGCGATGACGATGCTGCCGTATCACCCGAATTACTGGCCCGGATCGTCAAGGATTTGAAGCTGGAGAATCTTCTTGATCTACCTGTCTCATTCCTTAGCAATGGTCAAGGTCGAAGAGCACGTATTGCTCGTGCACTTTTAACAAAGCCCGAGGTTCTGTTACTCGACGAGCCTTTTATGGGACTGGATCCTCCTACAGTCTCTGGTTTGAGTCCTCTACTGCATTCTCTGGCTGAAAAAGCAAGTCCTCGTCTCGTTTTGAGCGCGAGACCGCAGGACCCTGTGCCTGACTGGATTACTCACTTGGTATATCTGAGAACAGACTGCCAAGTGGGCTCAATGGGTCCCAAGCAAGAGGTCCTTGAGGGTCTGAAGAAATATGTACAGGGTGTTCGGGCAGGTGGTCTTGTTGAGGATCAGAAACTACCATTACACTCGCTTGTTGATATTGGCCGTGTGCTACCCTCAGCtgcttctacaggaggttctgGTCACACAGAGCAATCATCGTTTAACGAGCTGGAACCAAGGAACTCCAATGCTGAACCTCTTGTTGAGATGGACGGCTGTAAGGTTCAGTATCGTGGGAAGGTCGCGCTGGGTAACTGGACGCATAAAACCACTGGTGGTTCTAAAGATGGCTTGATTTGGACGGTTCGACGTGGCGAGCGGTGGGGTGTTTTCGGTCCCAATGGATCAGGCAAAACGACGATCGTTTCTCTGCTTTGCTCTGATCACCCTCAATCTTATTCTCTTCCCATCAAGTTATTCGGACGGTCTCGTCTTCCAGAACCTGGTTCTGGTCAACGCCCGCTCACATTCTGGGATATCCAATCACGAATTGGACACTCTAGCCCTGAAGTGCATCAGCATATGCCTCGCAGCCTGACTATACGCCAGACTATCGAGAATGCTTGGTCAGAAACGTTCCGCGCCAAGCCAAAGTTAGACGATGCTGCTAAGGAAAAAGTTGAAGCAGCTCTCCGGTGGTTTGCGTCTGAGTTACATCCCGCTTATTCTTCAGCGTCGCACAAGAACCTCTCCTGGGCGGATGACTACATGTTTGGTGGTCTCTCGTTTAGCGCACAGCGTATTGCGCTTTTCATCCGCTCCATGATCAAGAGTCCAGATGTCGTAGTTCTCGATGAAGCCTTTAGTGGCATGGACGATGCGGTGCGGGACAAGTGCACACTGTTTCTCGAGCAAGGCGAGGCCAAGACATACCGCGGCGAAGAGATCGTTGAGAGCGACGCATCAAAATCTGGCCAGGTCAAGATCCCAGGTCTTTCTGATCAGCAGGCGCTGATTTGCATCGCACATGTTAAGGAGGAAGTGCCAGATTGTGTGAGGGAGTGGCTGTGTCTCCCTGAGGCTAATACAGGAAGTGCAGCGAGGTTTGGAATATTAGATGGCCCATTGAGAACTGATGAGAAAAGGTGGCATGAGGTATGGGGGTTCTAA
- a CDS encoding hypothetical protein (TransMembrane:2 (i70-91o111-130i)): MTSRDANIDGEDLTVHACCAPIQNLARPIDFSELDDEDERPFFHWPIFGPLLVENESSDARDHCANERTFLSYLRLSVYMAIVSVAITLSFHLKNEASPLELRMAKPLGTIFWALSVMTLVAGMANYIIIAKVRDSSSNS; the protein is encoded by the exons ATGACTTCTCGGGACGCGAACATCGATGGTGAAGACCTCACTGTACACGCATGTTGCGCGCCTATCCAGAACCTGGCTCGGCCTATTGATTTCAGTGAACTAGA TGATGAAGACGAGCGACCTTTCTTTCACTGGCCCATATTTGGACCGCTGTTAGTTGAGAACGAAAGCAGCGATGCGCGTGACCACTGCGCCAACGAGAGAA CGTTTCTCTCGTACCTTCGCCTGTCGGTTTATATGGCAATCGTGTCGGTGGCCATCACGTTGTCTTTCCATCTCAAGAATGAGGCTTCACCGTTAGAACTACGCATGGCGAAGCCGCTCGGCACGATATTCTGGGCTCTTTCTGTCATGACCCTCGTCGCGGGAATGGcaaattatataa TTATCGCCAAGGTCCGGGACTCATCATCCAACTCTTAA
- a CDS encoding hypothetical protein (TransMembrane:1 (i57-75o)~BUSCO:21155at5125), with translation MTPARGRTKARFWVGDEEMANKKDDDFGAPGHHYQSRAGGHWQATPRAPRRSSVGRLISYLVFVSILFFIAYNLLSSPSSGLANTTSERSAQSGHKQDRVYYQGPLKFPELAETLRSIQGTGGSYERNKNILFTASSITSANTLLPMACNMASQDKNYVHFALMGRNEISIKELLQINGIDESCKIYTHDARTDYASTSSEMRLKLATLRAFYYINNFMHPQAIIVDSTFAEDDYFLKAARDQIPGTKSALIELPDRPEIRLAWISKLDALALSAWNKVHFDILVQAPSVGTANLQRLLTSLHRADKSAITIPQLTIELPPVVEKPLAGFLSGFQWPSKASGELPQSQMLSLRHRISTRKMDEEESSVRFLESFWPSKPLQNHVLVLAPHAEVSPQFFNYVKYNLLHSLYSHSSILQDWNENIMGISFQSPQTLIDDTTPLTVPVADAKGEKDGASPFFWQAPTSDAVLFMGDKWVELHGYVSRLLEKQQTRTDTPVFLAKKKTSKKHPAWLEYVLQLSQLRGYVTLYPRPETAATILGTHSDLPNRPEEYLGEETGNKEGGEADEATSRFDPASPIDMLATLPREGDLLSLGDLPLISWSGKPTSLEELEMSSSELTKVFRQEIGECPPSVISDEDEFGRPQRNPDASDLFCKSKDSGSAGTAPEVRESEETA, from the exons ATGACGCCTGCGCGAGGCAGAACAAAAGCGCGCTTCTGGGTAGGCGACGAGGAAATGGCTAATAAGAAAGACGACGACTTCGGGGCCCCGGGCCATCACTACCAGTCCAGGGCCGGTGGCCATTGGCAAGCAACTCCCCGCGCTCCTCGTCGCAGCTCTGTCGGTCGCCTTATTTCGTACCTCGTCTTCGTCTcgatcctcttcttcatagCCTACAATCTGCTATCATCGCCTTCCAGCGGTTTGGCCAATACAACATCAGAACGCTCTGCGCAGTCGGGCCACAAGCAGGATCGGGTCTATTACCAAGGACCCCTCAAGTTCCCCGAGCTCGCGGAGACGCTGCGCAGTATTCAAGGAACGGGAGGCAGTTATGAACGAAACAAGAATATTCTCTTCACTGCTTCGAGTATCACCAGTGCCAATACCCTCCTACCAATGGCCTGCAACATGGCGTCGCAAGACAAGAACTATGTCCATTTTGCGCTCATGGGTAGGAACGAGATATCAATCAAGGAACTTCTCCAAATAAATGGGATAGATGAAAGTTGCAAGATATACACGCATG ATGCCCGCACTGACTATGCCTCTACATCTTCTGAGATGAGACTGAAACTCGCTACTCTCCGTGCATTCT ACTATATCAACAATTTTATGCACCCTCAAGCAATCATCGTCGACTCCACTTTCGCTGAAGACGATTACTTCCTCAAAGCGGCACGCGATCAGATCCCTGGAACAAAGTCTGCGCTTATAGAATTGCCAGACAGGCCTGAAATTCGTCTTGCCTGGATTTCGAAGCTTGACGCCCTAGCTTTGTCTG CTTGGAACAAGGTCCATTTTGACATCTTGGTTCAGGCACCTTCTGTTGGTACTGCCAATTTACAAAGACTCCTCACCTCGCTCCACAGAGCCGACAAGAGCGCTATAACAATTCCCCAGCTTACAATCGAACTACCGCCTGTCGTAGAGAAACCTCTGGCGGGCTTCTTATCTGGCTTCCAATGGCCTTCCAAAGCTTCTGGCGAGTTGCCGCAATCGCAAATGCTCTCGCTCCGCCACCGAATCTCCACACGCAaaatggatgaagaggagagCTCGGTTCGATTTCTCGAGTCATTCTGGCCAAGCAAACCTTTGCAAAACCATGTGCTTGTCTTAGCGCCTCACGCCGAGGTTTCACCTCAGTTCTTCAACT ATGTCAAGTACAACCTACTGCATAGCCTGTATTCTCATTCGTCAATTCTCCAGGACTGGAACGAGAATATCATGGGCATTAGTTTCCAGTCTCCCCAAACACTCATCGATGACACAACTCCTCTTACTGTTCCTGTGGCCGATGCGAAGGGCGAGAAAGATGGCGCCAGCCCATTTTTCTGGCAGGCTCCTACTAGTGACGCAGTTCTATTCATGGGTGATAAGTGGGTTGAGCTTCATGGCTACGTCTCGCGCTTACTGGAAAAGCAACAAACAAGAACAGACACTCCGGTTTTCCTGGCTAAGAAGAAGACAAGCAAGAAGCATCCGGCGTGGCTGGAGTATGTCCTGCAACTATCGCAGCTTCGAGGATACGTGACACTCTATCCAAGACCagagacagcagcaacaataTTGGGTACACATAGTGACTTGCCCAATAGGCCTGAGGAGTATCTGGGTGAGGAGACTGGAAACAAGGAGGGTGGAGAGGCAGACGAAGCAACGTCCAGATTCGACCCTGCTTCTCCTATCGACATGCTAGCAACACTACCTCGTGAGGGCGACCTGCTGTCACTGGGCGATTTGCCACTCATCTCGTGGAGTGGGAAACCCACCTCGCTTGAAGAACTAGAGATGAGCTCATCAGAGCTTACAAAGGTGTTCCGCCAAGAGATTGGCGAATGTCCGCCTTCTGTTATaagtgacgaggatgagttCGGACGACCACAACGCAACCCAGACGCTAGCGATCTCTTTTGCAAGAGCAAAGATTCGGGCAGTGCGGGTACAGCGCCAGAAGTCAGGGAGTCTGAGGAGACAGCATAG
- a CDS encoding hypothetical protein (BUSCO:16640at5125), which translates to MAKSRRNRGHAARKDPISKPIKPPSDPELAALRETKILPVINDLKSADPKSRSAAASAISNIIQDEKCRKLLLREQIVHTITTQTLTDAALESRAAGWGILRVLAQEEEPDFCVHLYRVDILTAIEFATKSVAEILLSKDLEFQKRAKPEQSTILSIVSSLVSLLTALAEAQDEILEAISRNATITRLMLLLTSDELASNPDIVSLRSDALACLMILCEDNEQLSDKVVHTKEHRTYGTLLSLRKTANGDGVLACGVLHNLFASLEDQDIALGADNSLLIPTLSQALKAYEPGQKSDAVGWANPFEYQQLALEILASIGTTLNTAAEAEPQTEDKPEAKDDEEMADADEEISDGEEEGGEEDEEEMDDDELEADMELVTGADRNEEDSNIDDLPILKTLIDNALPELIRIASLSPVDDASLRLQGHALSALNNIAWSVSLIDFSDAHNAPIQSAWDPVGRALWAQVIAPILATDTADLDLATHVTSLAWGVARSLRGRPNTPFTEEHRRFIALYQATKSSPAAQNLEDPFQSLSVKCIGVLGQLALEPAPAGRNRDIGIFLITLLAGLPETSTADAVEALNQIFDIYADETYSYEKEVFWKNDFLKHLDEALPKARSMVKAIDKRAGTELRLRADEAVLNLNRFLTYKRKNKQEA; encoded by the exons ATGGCGAAATCTCGCAGAAATAGAGGCCACGCAGCCCGCAAAGATCCCATCTCAAAACCCATCAAGCCTCCTTCGGACCCTGAGCTcgcagccctacgagagacAAAGATTCTTCCCGTTATCAACGATCTCAAGAGTGCTGACCCCAAGTCTCgctctgctgctgcttcggCCATTTCAAACATCATCCAGGATGAGAAGTGTCGCAAGTTGCTCTTGCGAGAGCAGATCGTGCACACCATCACTACCCAGACTCTCACTGATGCTGCGCTTGAGAGCCGTGCTGCTGGTTGGGGCATCCTGAGGGTTCTTgcccaggaggaggagcctgATTTCTGTGTCCATCTCTACCGTGTCGATATTCTCACTGCCATTGAGTTTGCTACCAAATCG GTCGCAGAGATTCTGTTGTCCAAGGACCTGGAATTCCAAAAACGTGCAAAGCCTGAACAATCTACGATTCTAAGCATCGTCTCATCTCTTGTCTCCCTTCTTACCGCCCTTGCCGAGGCTCAAGATGAGATCCTCGAGGCTATCTCTCGTAACGCTACCATCACCCGCCTTATGCTGCTGCTTACTTCAGACGAGCTCGCCAGCAACCCTGACATCGTCTCGTTGAGAAGTGATGCTCTTGCCTGCCTCATGATTCTCTGCGAGGACAATGAGCAGCTCTCTGACAAGGTTGTCCACACAAAGGAGCACCGCACTTATGGCACTCTGCTATCACTCCGTAAAACAGCCAATGGCGACGGTGTCCTCGCTTGTGGTGTTCTTCACAACCTTTTTGCCTCTCTCGAGGATCAGGATATCGCCCTAGGTGCCGACAACTCCCTTCTTATTCCCACCCTCTCACAGGCTCTCAAGGCTTATGAGCCAGGTCAAAAGTCCGATGCCGTGGGATGGGCCAACCCTTTCGAGTACCAACAGCTCGCCCTCGAAATTCTTGCGTCCATTGGAACAACACTCAATACAGCAGCTGAGGCCGAGCCCCAGACAGAAGACAAGCCCGAGGccaaggatgatgaggagatgGCCGATGCTGACGAAGAAATCTCCGACGGCGAGGAAGAGGGAGgtgaagaggacgaggaggagaTGGACGACGATGAGCTTGAGGCAGATATGGAGTTGGTCACTGGCGCCGATAGAAATGAGGAGGACAGCAACATCGATGACCTTCCCATTCTCAAGACCCTCATCGACAACGCCCTCCCCGAACTCATCCGCATAGCCTCTCTCTCCCCCGTCGACGATGCCTCACTTCGTCTACAAGGCCACGCTCTGTCTGCCCTCAACAACATTGCCTGGTCAGTCTCTCTCATCGACTTCTCTGACGCCCACAACGCCCCTATCCAAAGCGCATGGGATCCTGTAGGTCGCGCTCTCTGGGCTCAGGTCATCGCCCCTATCTTGGCCACCGATACGGCTGATCTTGACCTCGCAACCCACGTTACCAGCCTTGCCTGGGGCGTCGCACGCTCTCTTCGAGGTCGACCCAACACACCCTTTACCGAGGAGCACCGCCGCTTCATTGCCCTATACCAAGCCACAAAGAGCTCGCCCGCAGCGCAGAATTTGGAGGATCCTTTCCAATCTCTGAGTGTCAAGTGCATTGGTGTCCTCGGACAACTCGCTCTCGAGCCCGCGCCCGCTGGCCGAAACCGCGACATTGGTATTTTCTTGATCACCCTCCTTGCTGGTCTGCCTGAAACATCTACTGCTGATGCAGTCGAAGCTCTCAACCAGATTTTCGACATTTACGCTGATGAGACCTACTCTTACGAGAAGGAAGTTTTCTGGAAGAACGACTTCTTGAAACACCTAGACGAGGCCCTCCCCAAGGCGCGCTCCATGGTAAAGGCCATCGACAAGCGTGCCGGCACTGAGCTACGCCTGCGCGCTGATGAGGCTGTGTTAAACTTGAATCGTTTCTTGACATATAAGCGAAAGAATAAGCAAGAAGCGTAA
- a CDS encoding hypothetical protein (BUSCO:13064at5125) — MATDADVDMGGVPSADEVYDVVPSGTKRKAESLSEEAGAPRRIKALDQNVVNKIAAGEIIVAPVHALKELIENAVDAGATSLDVLAKEGGLKLLQITDNGCGIQKDDLAILCERHTTSKITTFEDLSAIETYGFRGEALASISHIAHLSVTTKTKDSDLAWRAHYHEGKLAPAKPGQSAEPKGVAGRPGTQITVEDLFFNIVTRRRAFRSPSEEFNKIIDMVGRYAVHCKGVGFTCKKAGEASTNLSIQAHATVIDRIRQIHGSAVANELLEFSVSEARWGFRAEGYTTNANYSVKKTAILLFINHRCVESTHIKKAVEQTYANFLPKNGHPFIYLSLEIDPARVDVNVHPTKREVHFLNEDEIIQSICAAIESKLAAVDTSRTFMTQTLLPGAKVTESTPQTESDGTPSRRTPASKKRRYSNDLVRTDTTERKITSMFARAGPSESTGSMARAGDPIAVHEPLEYETVDRELVQCRLNSVKHLREEVREDIHLELTEIFANHTFVGVVDEQRRLAAIQGGVKLYLIDYGRTCYEYFYQLGLTDFGNFGTIKFAPALDLRELLRTAAEVEKSLITSPDEDFDMEALADRVADQLIERREMLLEYFSLEISPAGELISLPLLIKGYTPPLVKLPRFLLRLGPSVDWTEEQACFDSFVREMATFYVPEKLPTLPGDGESLREEVISTEMRARRQHVRHAVEHVFFPAFKARLVATKSLMEDAVLEVANLKGLYRVFERC, encoded by the exons ATGGCAACAGACGCAGATGTGGACATGGGAGGTGTCCCAAGCGCCGATGAGGTTTACGATGTCGTACCAAGTGGAACAAAACGAAAGGCCGAGAGCCTGTCTGAAGAAGCTGGTGCGCCTCGCAGAATCAAG GCGCTCGATCAAAATGTTGTCAACAAAATCGCAGCTGGTGAAATCATAGTTGCTCCTGTCCACGCGCTCAAGGAACTTATTGAGAATGCCGTCGATGCCGGTGCTACCTCTCTGGACGTCCTGGCCAAGGAGGGTGGGCTGAAGCTGCTGCAGATAACAGACAATGGATGTGGTATTCAG AAAGATGACTTGGCCATCCTTTGTGAACGTCACACAACTTCCAAAATCACCACCTTTGAGGATTTGTCTGCCATTGAGACATATGGCTTCCGCGGCGAGGCTCTCGCCAGTATCAGCCACATCGCCCACCTCTCTGTTACTACCAAGACAAAAGACTCAGATCTTGCGTGGAGGGCGCACTACCACGAAGGCAAGCTTGCACCAGCAAAGCCTGGCCAATCAGCAGAGCCCAAAGGTGTCGCGGGTCGTCCAGGAACGCAAATAACAGTAGAAGATCTTTTTTTCAACATAGTGACACGGAGGAGGGCCTTCCGCTCGCCGTCTGAAGAATTCAACAAGATCATAGACATGGTTGGCCGATACGCTGTGCACTGCAAGGGTGTTGGTTTCACCTGTAAAAAGGCAGGCGAGGCCTCGACAAACTTGTCAATACAAGCCCATGCTACTGTCATTGACCGCATTCGTCAAATACACGGCAGTGCCGTAGCGAACGAACTTTTGGAGTTTTCGGTTTCTGAGGCTCGTTGGGGTTTTAGAGCCGAGGGTTATACAACCAATGCAAACTACTCTGTCAAAAAGACAGCAATTCTGCTCTTCATCAACCATCGTTGTGTTGAGTCAACTCACATCAAAAAAGCAGTAGAGCAAACCTATGCCAATTTCTTACCCAAGAACGGTCACCCTTTCATATACCTGAGTCTTGAGATTGACCCAGCTCGAGTAGATGTCAACGTTCACCCGACAAAGAGAGAAGTCCATTTCCTCAATGAGGACGAGATCATCCAGTCAATATGCGCGGCAATTGAGTCTAAGCTGGCCGCAGTTGATACAAGCCGTACATTCATGACACAGACACTTCTTCCCGGCGCGAAAGTGACTGAATCCACACCTCAAACAGAGAGTGACGGCACACCCAGCCGAAGAACCCCAGCGTCAAAGAAGCGAAGATACTCCAATGACTTGGTAAGGACAGATACAACTGAGCGGAAAATTACATCAATGTTTGCTCGGGCTGGTCCAAGCGAATCAACAGGCTCTATGGCTCGTGCAGGCGATCCAATCGCTGTCCATGAACCTCTCGAGTATGAGACAGTAGATCGCGAACTCGTCCAATGCCGGCTGAACAGTGTGAAGCACTTGAGAGAGGAGGTGCGGGAAGACATACATCTCGAACTTACCGAAATTTTTGCCAATCATACCTTTGTCGGCGTTGTGGACGAGCAACGTCGGTTGGCAGCAATCCAGGGGGGTGTCAAACTGTACCTGATTGATTATGGCCGAACTTGCTACGAGTATTTCTACCAATTGGGCCTCACAGACTTTGGCAATTTTGGAACTATTAAATTCGCTCCTGCACTGGACCTCCGTGAACTGCTCCGGACGGCAGCTGAGGTTGAAAAGAGCCTAATTACATCACCCGATGAGGATTTTGACATGGAGGCTTTGGCAGATCGCGTGGCCGATCAGCTCATTGAGCGTCGCGAAATGCTTCTCGAGTACTTTTCTCTTGAGATATCGCCTGCCGGTGAGCTCATTTCGTTGCCACTGCTCATCAAAGGATATACGCCGCCTCTTGTCAAGCTTCCTCgcttcctcctccgccttgGCCCTAGTGTTGATTGGACAGAAGAGCAAGCTTGCTTTGATTCATTTGTGCGAGAAATGGCTACTTTTTACGTCCCAGAGAAATTGCCAACCTTGCCAGGTGACGGAGAAAGCCTTCGGGAAGAAGTAATTTCAACCGAGATGCGCGCCCGCCGCCAGCACGTTAGACATGCTGTTGAGCATGTGTTCTTTCCGGCGTTCAAGGCGAGATTGGTGGCGACTAAATCACTGATGGAAGATGCAGTGCTCGAAGTCGCAAACTTGAAGGGCCTCTACCGGGTTTTTGAACGGTGTTAG